One Euphorbia lathyris chromosome 1, ddEupLath1.1, whole genome shotgun sequence DNA segment encodes these proteins:
- the LOC136208231 gene encoding receptor-like protein kinase FERONIA → MNHLSMFILLLFLHHIPLVFSYYNATDSILFNCGSAQSTVAPDGRTWAADFRSKFGPFGDSNNKPIAAEALNQGTSTPSIPYMTARTSRSGFTYNFPVTSGQKFVRLYFYPSDYSGGFERNKDRFDVRVGAYTFLRNFSASLFAGNWTEETFIKEYCVNVAEEQSLNITFTPFLNDSYAFINGIEILSMPSNLYHTLPDDDQGVKFVGEKRSLRVQNHTALETVCRLNVGGSFIKPEDDTGIYREWKDDLSYLDSISNVTSNPVANLSYSKIQQFVAPDDVYLSNRFLGSETMENLTWGVLVHPGYTYLVRLHFCEFYKTVKVNERRFDIFVDNKTAEIGVDIVELTGGSLIPIYKDYLVTAGNKGETQDYKIIITIRPNPKSLFPEAFLNGMEVLRLNDSDGNLSGPNPEPSFSPEPAIAPAQPLPASNKSNTNKTLLIAAIGGLVIGVLIILLVSCLVVKKFRTGKKHSYARLFSCCRRLSSQKGQSTRSKASSLPQELCRSFSLYEIKAATNNFDKSLIIGEGGFGNVYKGEIDDATTLVAIKRLNQDSKQGVHEFKTEIEMLSQLRHVHLVPLIGYCTDESEMILVYDYMINGTLREHLYDNIKDPLPWKKRLEICIGAARGLDYLHTGAAHTIIHRDIKTNNILLDEHLIAKVSDFGLSRICLSNTAVSTMVKGTWGYLDPEYARRNQLTEKSDVYSFGVVLFEVLCARKPLNNKLDEAQRNLANWARKCIENETIYDIIDPYLMGKISADCFNKFVEIAESCIRDNGIERPSMHDVKEKLEFTLELQKAADAEKKGIDDPVYPEVSFCAPRYDFSRVEASSTSFSGVTDSYCFESGTRSAFSSDATKSAPA, encoded by the coding sequence ATGAATCATCTCTCCATGTTTATCCTTCTCCTTTTTCTCCATCATATTCCCCTCGTCTTCTCTTATTACAATGCCACTGATTCCATTCTTTTCAACTGCGGCTCCGCACAGAGCACTGTTGCTCCTGATGGCCGGACTTGGGCTGCTGATTTCCGCTCAAAGTTTGGTCCTTTTGGTGACTCTAATAACAAACCAATAGCTGCTGAGGCCCTTAACCAAGGCACCTCTACACCTTCTATACCTTATATGACTGCCCGAACCTCCCGGTCCGGGTTCACATACAACTTTCCTGTCACCTCCGGCCAAAAGTTCGTCCGACTTTACTTTTATCCTTCTGATTATTCAGGAGGATTCGAAAGGAACAAAGATCGGTTCGATGTTAGAGTCGGAGCCTACACTTTTCTCCGCAACTTCAGTGCTTCTCTTTTCGCTGGTAACTGGACGGAAGAAACTTTCATCAAAGAATACTGTGTAAATGTTGCGGAAGAACAGAGTTTGAACATCACTTTTACCCCTTTTCTGAATGACTCCTACGCTTTTATTAATGGGATAGAGATCTTGTCAATGCCGTCGAATCTTTATCACACCCTGCCAGATGATGATCAAGGGGTTAAATTCGTCGGGGAAAAGAGGAGTTTAAGAGTCCAAAACCACACTGCGCTTGAAACTGTTTGTAGATTAAACGTTGGTGGAAGCTTCATTAAACCCGAAGATGACACTGGAATTTACAGAGAATGGAAAGATGATCTTAGTTATCTTGATTCCATCAGCAACGTTACAAGTAATCCAGTTGCTAATCTAAGTTATTCGAAGATTCAACAATTTGTAGCACCTGATGATGTGTATCTCTCAAACCGATTTCTGGGATCGGAGACTATGGAGAATTTGACATGGGGTGTACTTGTTCATCCAGGATATACCTATCTGGTTAGACTCCATTTCTGTGAATTCTACAAGACCGTGAAAGTGAACGAAAGGCGATTCGATATCTTTGTAGACAATAAAACTGCTGAGATCGGTGTTGATATTGTTGAATTAACCGGTGGTAGccttattcctatttataaggATTACTTGGTGACTGCTGGAAATAAAGGAGAGACTCAGGATTACAAGATTATCATTACTATACGACCAAATCCGAAAAGTTTGTTTCCTGAAGCTTTCTTGAATGGTATGGAAGTTCTCAGATTAAATGACTCCGATGGTAACCTTTCCGGACCAAATCCGGAACCAAGTTTCTCTCCGGAACCAGCTATAGCCCCAGCTCAACCATTGCCAGCATCCAACAAGTCCAACACTAACAAAACGTTGCTAATTGCTGCAATTGGAGGGTTAGTGATTGGTGTTTTGATTATTCTCTTGGTGTCTTGCCTCGTCGTGAAGAAGTTCAGGACGGGGAAGAAGCATTCGTATGCTCGATTATTCTCCTGCTGCAGACGCCTGAGCTCTCAAAAGGGGCAGTCTACGAGATCAAAAGCTTCCTCGCTTCCACAAGAACTATGCCGCAGCTTTTCTCTATACGAAATCAAAGCTGCAACGaacaacttcgacaagagtctCATAATCGGCGAGGGTGGTTTTGGGAATGTTTACAAAGGCGAAATCGATGATGCAACAACCCTGGTTGCAATCAAGCGCTTGAATCAGGATTCCAAACAAGGGGTTCATGAATTCAAAACGGAGATCGAGATGCTTTCCCAGCTCCGACATGTACATCTTGTACCTCTAATCGGTTACTGCACAGACGAATCCGAAATGATCCTCGTATATGATTATATGATCAATGGAACGCTTCGAGAGCATCTGTACGATAACATCAAGGATCCACTTCCATGGAAGAAGAGGCTAGAGATTTGCATTGGCGCTGCACGCGGATTAGACTACCTTCACACAGGCGCAGCGCATACCATAATTCACCGAGATATCAAGACGAACAATATCTTGTTAGACGAACATTTGATTGCGAAAGTCTCAGACTTCGGATTGTCAAGAATATGTTTAAGCAACACAGCAGTTAGTACAATGGTGAAGGGAACATGGGGGTATTTGGATCCAGAATATGCTCGACGCAATCAATTAACAGAAAAGTCTGATGTTTACTCATTTGGGGTAGTGTTGTTTGAAGTATTATGTGCTCGGAAACCACTGAACAATAAGTTGGATGAGGCACAACGGAACCTGGCGAATTGGGCGAGAAAATGCATCGAAAATGAGACGATTTATGACATAATTGATCCGTATTTGATGGGGAAAATATCAGCAGATTGTTTTAATAAGTTTGTAGAGATTGCAGAGAGTTGCATTCGAGATAATGGGATTGAACGACCATCTATGCATGATGTAAAGGAGAAGCTAGAGTTTACATTGGAGCTACAAAAAGCTGCAGATGCCGAGAAGAAGGGGATTGATGATCCAGTGTATCCGGAGGTATCATTTTGTGCTCCCAGATATGATTTCAGTAGAGTTGAAGCAAGTAGTACGAGTTTTTCTGGAGTCACCGATAGTTATTGCTTTGAATCGGGTACTCGTTCTGCATTCTCCTCGGATGCCACCAAGTCTGCACCTGCGTAG